The window AGCTTACAATTTCATCGTATAGCCTTAAAAATTAAGTTATTCAGAACTGTACAGTGAACTGGAGTGGTGAATTTTACTTATCTTCAGCAAGTGTGTCTGTTCTCTGTTTTGTCTACGTAATAAAATCGAGGAAACCTTTATAGTACTTTGGGTAACAGAAGACTTTTCATAGGAATCTATTTCCTGCCCATATTCTGACTCAATCCTTTATTTCACTTTCGACGCATTCATGAAGCTCTACAAGCAAATTGACTCATGACATTCAAGCAAAAGCTCATGTAGAAGTGAAACATATATAAGCAATGAACTCTCGGTCCCAGTTTTCATCTTccaacaacaaattttctaaGGTGTAACCAAAACCACAGTCTTTACTTATTAGGACTGATTCAGTGGCCTTTTCTCTTAGAAAATGTAAGTTAGCCGTTTGTTCTGCACCCAATTAAGCAAAATATGATCGTTTTTAGCTTTCCGAAAAACGAAGTGATTACATCTCTTCACATGATAAGTTTCACGTGTAGCAAATTGAATGCACCTCTTCAGTATAACAATATACCTCAAAACAGCTTTGAAAAACTTGGTCTTTCCGAACTTACTGAGACGAGTCGGAGGCTTCAGTTCTCATCAGCTTACCCACGAACGGTTCTTTAGCTACGAGGCTATCATTTGACTGATTTTAATCAGTTAGCATTTCGTGGGTTCCGTGCTATCCTTCTCTTCCCACGTCTTTGCAACGATAACGTCTAGTTATTTATACCGGACAGACACCTCTTACGCTTACTGGAGGCCTATTTTATTCTCCTATTGGCTGTTGCAATAATGACTTAAAAGATACTTCTTCAAAACAGCTTTTCGTTTATGAAAGCCTTTATCATAAAGAACAAGATTCAATGATTTCCGTCAGCTTTCCGACTCGTATCAGTTTCCTTTATATGTCTTTTGCTGCACATGCCCTCTTGCAGTTTCATGTTGGACAATGTTAGCATAGTTTTAGCAAGCAAATAAGTGCACGTTTTCAAGCTGGACTTCATATTTGCCTCGTAGTTTCTTAACTTAATACTCACAGAGAAGGGCAATACTTATGACATAACTACCACTAATCTCTTCAATGTCTTGGCAGTCAGTCTACACCGAACCAGTGATTTTCAAGTCTGTTGGAAATATGTAGATATCGTTCGTGTATACATAACAGCATTTGTTCCCATTTTGTTcatgttatttttgtttgtgtatatgtcaaaaacatttattatatatatataatatatatttattatataattacttgtataggaaaggaaaaattaaaacattaaaacactacagaactgtttcgaaagggcctgatggtcctctctcgtcaggtgcatgaaacactgactgactaacgttccttttataggttgatggttcaagcatgCCTTATCAAATATTTAGTTGCGTGAcggcacgcactcgccagctcgttccttttgttcagggtgcccGCTCCCGGTTTACATATAATGTAGAATTTTTCTGTTATGCAAAGATTACATCTCTTTGTTACATTTGAATAAGGCCTGGCGCGAGCCATTACTTTCCAGGTTACAGCAAATTCCGTTTTGGTGTGTTTTAGGGACCAGATGTGTTTACTCAACTCGGTTGCGTTCCTTTTGTTCTCATTCCTAAATGAAGCCGTGTGGTTTCGGAATCTTGTTTTGAATTGATTCGCGGtaagtccgatgtatgtttccttTCCCATGGAGCTTTCAACTGTGCCTTGGTAGACCACGTTTTGGGTTAAGCAATCACCACTTAACGGACAAGAGTGTTTGTCTCTGCAATTGCATGATTTTTCATGTGATTGAGAATTATTCACGAGGGAGGACTTGTTGTGGGCActgatttttctttccaaatttgtcATGCACGAATAGCTCACTTTCAAAGTGTTTCTGATAAAGATTTTTCTTAGCGGGTGCCCTGGTGAAAAGGATTCTTTTACGATACGTAAAAATTTCTTTCCCACGTTAGTAGCCAcgtatatttattatatttatattGATAGTGATCAAtttatagagagagagagagagagagagagagagagagagagagagagagagagagagagagagagagagagagagagagaggagagAGAGGAAAGttacgggaaactcaacactgttCAACTTCTAGGGAAAACtttaattgccctgagcgggatttgaacccacgtccccctgatcactagtcgggtgtgatgaccactgcACTATCAGTGTtgccatgctggcaacatggctgattgatcacttaatgtgtggcatttacgtgggactccccaagggccagtttttctatgtgataacgctggatcaacatgtgattcacaggcggacaagggtaattaatgtaaagagtcagttaagtagatcccttgagccaacaacgtgtcacccccaggaggatcgcaaatgaaTTCACAGTCCatgttgaggagaaattgagacaAAGTTAAGGGAAACTCCACAATGGACAACTTCTGACGAAGTTCGAAAAACTGTAATTGTAccgagcgggatttgaacccacgtccccctgatcactagtcgggtgtgatgaccactgcactatcaggacaaccatgctggaaacatggctgattgatcacttaatgtgtggcatttacgtgggactccctaagggccagtttttctatgtgacaacgctggatcaacatgtgattcacaggcggatcATCGGGCACAATCAATATCTTTACGATTCAGAAGGGAAGTGGAATAAGCCTCGTTTAGGGAAGAACCAAGAAAAACAAACCGtctggaataaaaaaaaaagaattaacttTTCTCGTTATTGCAGTGTTATGCGTGTGAGGTGTCAACGACTTTTGTGCCCTGTATGGGGCTCTTCATGTATTGCATTGGCTTGCAGTAGTGTTACACTTGCAAGGAGTTGTCATTCGACAGCATCTCCTTTTGATCTACACATTACTACTGTATTTTGCCTTACTTGCTGTCATCTGATCAACAAACGAGATGCCCCTCCTGGattctaaagaaaaaagaaaggactttatttaagtgtctagtctccTAGCGCTGGAGCCCCGAAGactgaaaactgaaatcaaaaaaTGAACGCAATTCAAATCAAATGTCGGTTTGTCGGTTGAGGAGAGGGGACAAGCCGGgtaaaaacctctcggtgctgGGTAGGGGGGCAcgatggcctcatggttagagtgctcgactccggattgagtggtccgggctcgggtcctggccggggacattgtgttgtgttcttgggcaagacagtttactctcacggtgcctctctccacccaggtgtataaatgggtaccggcgaaaatgttgggggtaaccctgcgatggactagcatcccatccaggggggagtagaaatactcctagtcgcttcatgctacagaaaccggagataagcgttggcctgatgggcctttctaGCTTTACCGTTATAccgagtagagaaccaacaaactcaacccatacgAGGTCATATGaggccgagtctgggaatcgaacccgggcttCATTGGTGGAATACAAGGCACTGCGCTATCCCTTGCATTGTTTTCTCAGTGTATACTTAGTTTGAAATTAAATGATCACGATATAGGGAAATGCACATGCTGAGTCaattacaaaagctggaaatcaacatatataaatatttcttttcaaATCTTTGCTGATATTTCCCATTTCCCAAGGTTGATAAGGACAGGATATGATCACTTATTATCAACTGGAAGTAGGCATATGTACATATTGCAATGTGATGTTGACCAAATGGATTTTTAATGAAAACGATCTTTCTTTGTGTATGCAAAAGATGACttagaacaaacaaacaaacttttttttttgtattcgaACATCTGCTTTTTTATAGTGTGATCGTCGGTGCGGTAATTCATTTCATTGCGGCCAATCGATCAAAGCCTTTCGCTGCAAGTATTCGTGGTTTTCCTGTCGCCATGTTCAACAACACAACATGTTCTGGGACATTTTCCAAGAATTTCTCCTCTTCTTCCTGCGACAATGCGGATTGTGCCAAGAAATCTGAACCCCCTTACTTTTATGCAGGCTCAATATCCTGTTTCCTTGCAATCGCTGTGTTGTCGCCAATGGCAGTGGCGGGAAATACTCTAATTTTCGCAGCTATTTGGAGAAAAATCCTCAATAGGACACCCTTTCATGTTCTGCTAAGCGGATTAGCACTTACCGATTTATGCACTGGACTCATTGCCCAGCCGTTGGTCGCTGTgtactttttcatttttcagttgTCGAGGACAGACTGCAACGAGCCACGGATTGCTTATACCGCTGATCCCGTTTTCTCCGAATGTATTGCAACATATTTTATCTCTCTTAACGCCGTGATTATAACTCTCATGTCTGTGGAAAGGTGGTTACACATGACTAATCGATCCTTGGTGGCATCGTCTCGTGGATATTTTGTCCTTGCGATTTCTTTGGTTACTCCACTTCCCCTTGTTATATTAGGTGCCTTACAAAAGTCACACCCGCCTCTTGAGTTTGTATATCATGTAGGGCTTTTGACGATGACACTGTTTTGCTTGGTATGCacctttatttcatattttggtGTCATCCGTATTATAAGCCAACATCGACAACAAGTGCAAGCTAATATATCATCTGCTAATTTTGGTAAACCGGCGATAAATTTAGCGAAGTACCAGAAATCTGTGAAAACTATAATgtacattttgggtgttttctgTTTATGTTTCCTTCCGTATGCAGTTTGTCTTTCGGTAAATTTCTGTATTGAAGATATGGGTGAGGGGATATGGTTAGCATACAGTGTCagtttattgttattgttttcatCTTCTTCCATTAACCCAGCCCTTTACGTTTGGAGAATGAAAGACGTTCGCAAAGCAGTAAGACAATTATTGCGCTTAAACGCCTGAAGAAAAAGGTTGAAGGCATCATATTCGTATGTCTCCTGAATGCCTTATAGGGAAAAATCGCTCGCAGAAAGTTCAGTGTTGGATTGACATGTTTTAGTAACTGTGGAAAAAGCTTGCACTTTAGAATTTCCGCAGCATTTCACCTTAATTCCTTACTGATAAATATTATAATCGAGGTAAAATCATCCAGGAGCTAACAAATTTATGAGGGAAGCAAATTTTAATGCACAAGAGAAGTACAAGAATTACATAAAGCTTTACAGTTATACTGCTCAGCATTGTAATTTCAGCCTTCTGCAAGATTCATGCAAGCACAATTCATTTCCTATTGGAGGCTGTAAACAGGAAGGAAAAAATCATCTGCCCGCGTGCCTTGGAAAAAAGCGTTGCTTTGGCCTTTGTTATCATTAACTGTTGCCCGTCATCGTGTATTTACTTGTAGTAGTGAGAACACTAAACGTTAAAGATATCGGTATTATACGCTTGCAGCATGTTCAGTGTCCGGTTGAATTTTGTTTTAAGTCGATTAAactaaaaaggtttttttcagcTTGCAGTGAAGCATTAACTGGattaaattgttttaaaacacgACTAAAAATACGGTTTTTATTGCATCGATGCCAATGACATAAGGCGGCGAGCTTTTGAACTGGGCAATAAGGTTTTTACTTTTGGAAACATCCTTTTTCGCTTTATCACTCATTGCTTTCATAATTCACAGTTTCTAGATTTTTGTTATTCAATAACCTTTATTCAGTTACTTATTATCACGTTGAACTGGTTAGGACTTGATCAGGTCGAAGACAAGAGAGGAGCGAGATAATGAATTAACGTCAGTTAGGCTACTTGTGAAGGTTTTATCGATATTTATCCTGGAGAGGGGACTGACTACCTCTTTGTCCATGATTTCTTGGTGGTCGTCCATTCAAAGGCGTTCGCACTCCAGTGTCAATCATTTGAGAAAAATTCTATCATACAGGCCTTAATTTATTCTAGAACATACGACACAGAATTTATCAAAGGAAATGGGACTGCAGTTTTTCTCCCGAAAttgtttttcaaagatgattTTCTGAAATTCGTTTTGCAAGGATTGTTTTCGAAATCACTGAGTTTAATAAAAAATCAGGACCTCAGAATCATCAAAGAAGCAAAGCTTCACGCATATCGTGATTAAAATCAATTACTGCAAActgccaggggcacccaacgaccaatttgttgtaaaatgtattagagcggttttcaattgagtgtcgaaagtaattagcgaattactttggttttgcatctacttcactcagtgattggttcaaatttttcgcgccactttttcaaccaatcagaagtgaaaccaaaaccaattgtggctcgcgcgtgcacattttcccgccttttgtgtcggctacgtgtaattacttcgagttttgattggtttactgtattgtctccgtcctttttgattggttaaagtaattactatggttttggttttacgacactcatttgaaaaccgctctattataccccagttaatgaaaataaatgttattaaggcattttcaggtgtttttcagtgttgctaggaaaacattatctgttcctttttcccagaaAGACAcgcaagaaatttcccagccagctagataaaattggttggtttcccagccagctgatcaaatttatttcccagccaggaattccgcgcgctttcaaatccctcgatccaaaacgaccgaacaaaagcgacaaaaccgggacaaaacaggttttttccgcaagcgcaatcactctgaccagccgtggtatgtttgtgactactctgtgggagagggaaggggttcctttttttttttttttttttttttttagtcgtcctcagtcttcagagtttctacagccagctcgggttgaaatgctagaaaaagtcagtaattcccaggcaaaacctctatctatctatctataacaaaatttcccagccagctaatcgaaacacctgtatttttgccagccagctaGATTCccctggggaacagataatgtgaggaacagattcgttgggtgcccctgaactgCAGCTACCAGGGACATTGATTTCAATGACTTCAATTGTAAGTTGAAATTCAGATTCATATTGAAACACGCAAACAAATATTTGAATAACGTTTTTGAAGAAATTGGTTTGACACCTTCAGAACGGTTTCAAAGCACCAAATTAAAATTTCCATTACTAGATGAAATTTAATTAAACTTAAAATCCAATGAACGAAATTAATATTACCATTTCTGGTTACAGCCTGAACAGATAATGATTTAGACATGGCATTGAAGTGATTCGAAATGAGCGAGAGGCACGCGACAACACGAATCCTTTTAATATAGTCGTGGAAACACCAGTTTTGTCATCAAGTTAAGAGGGATATCTTGGCGGTAGtgtggttttgtttttcagccaaaaacgCCGCTTACTTTTTTCACAGTTTTGATCATCCCAGGCACCTGAAAATAAAATGCCATGTATATTAATTAAAGGAAAATCGACAACGTTGG of the Montipora foliosa isolate CH-2021 chromosome 14, ASM3666993v2, whole genome shotgun sequence genome contains:
- the LOC137984592 gene encoding adenosine receptor A2a-like is translated as MFNNTTCSGTFSKNFSSSSCDNADCAKKSEPPYFYAGSISCFLAIAVLSPMAVAGNTLIFAAIWRKILNRTPFHVLLSGLALTDLCTGLIAQPLVAVYFFIFQLSRTDCNEPRIAYTADPVFSECIATYFISLNAVIITLMSVERWLHMTNRSLVASSRGYFVLAISLVTPLPLVILGALQKSHPPLEFVYHVGLLTMTLFCLVCTFISYFGVIRIISQHRQQVQANISSANFGKPAINLAKYQKSVKTIMYILGVFCLCFLPYAVCLSVNFCIEDMGEGIWLAYSVSLLLLFSSSSINPALYVWRMKDVRKAVRQLLRLNA